The following are from one region of the Staphylococcus argenteus genome:
- the purQ gene encoding phosphoribosylformylglycinamidine synthase I, translating into MKFAVLVFPGSNCDRDMYNAAIKSGVEADYVDYRETSLKGFDGVLIPGGFSFGDYLRSGAMASVAPIISEVKRLAKEGKPVLGVCNGFQILTEIGLLPGALLHNDSHLFISRNEELEIVNNQTSFTNLYEQGEKVIYPVAHGEGHYYCTDEMYQQLIDNNQIILKYVNNPNGSYADIAGIINKEGNVCGMMPHPERALERLLGTDSGVKLFEAMVKSWREQHV; encoded by the coding sequence ATGAAGTTTGCAGTTCTTGTTTTTCCAGGTTCAAATTGCGATAGAGATATGTATAATGCTGCTATTAAAAGTGGTGTTGAAGCGGATTATGTAGATTATAGAGAAACGTCATTAAAAGGATTTGACGGTGTTTTAATTCCTGGTGGGTTCTCGTTTGGAGATTATTTAAGATCTGGAGCAATGGCTAGTGTAGCGCCAATTATTTCTGAAGTTAAACGCTTAGCAAAAGAAGGCAAGCCTGTATTAGGTGTTTGTAATGGGTTTCAGATTTTAACAGAGATTGGTTTATTACCTGGTGCTTTGCTGCACAACGATTCTCATTTATTTATTAGTAGAAATGAAGAGTTAGAAATTGTAAATAATCAAACGTCATTTACAAATTTATATGAACAAGGTGAAAAAGTAATTTATCCCGTTGCCCATGGAGAAGGACATTATTATTGTACAGATGAAATGTATCAACAATTAATCGATAACAATCAAATTATTCTGAAATATGTGAATAATCCGAATGGTTCTTATGCTGATATTGCTGGAATTATAAATAAAGAAGGAAATGTATGTGGTATGATGCCACATCCTGAAAGAGCATTAGAAAGGTTATTAGGTACTGACAGTGGCGTTAAATTATTTGAAGCAATGGTAAAAAGTTGGAGGGAACAACATGTCTAA
- the purL gene encoding phosphoribosylformylglycinamidine synthase subunit PurL — MSKFIEPSVEEIKLEKVYQDMGLSDQEYEKVCDILGRQPNFTETGIFSVMWSEHCSYKHSKPFLKQFPTTGEHVLMGPGEGAGVVDIGDNQAVVFKVESHNHPSAIEPYQGAATGVGGIIRDIVSIGARPINLLNSLRFGELDNKQNQRLLKGVVKGIGGYGNCIGIPTTAGEIEFDERYDGNPLVNAMCVGVIDHDMIQKGTAKGIGNSVIYVGLKTGRDGIHGATFASEELTEESESKRPSVQIGDPFVGKKLMEATLEAITFDELVGIQDMGAAGLTSSSSEMAAKGGSGLHLRLDQVPTREPGISPYEMMLSETQERMLLVVEKGTEQKFLDLFDKHELDSAVIGEVTDTNRFVLTYEDEIFADIPVEPLADEAPVYILEGEEKDYNTSKNVYSQIDVKDTFFKLLQHPTLASKHYLYDQYDQQVGANTIIKPGLQASVVRVEGTNKAIASTIDGEARYVYNNPYEGGKMVVAEAYRNLIAVGATPLAMTDCLNYGSPEKKEIYQQLIDSTKGMAEACDILKTPVVSGNVSLYNETKGTSIFPTPVVGMVGLIENVDYLNDFEPQVGDKLYLIGDTKDDFGGSQLEKLIYGKVNHEFEALDLSSEVAKGEAIKTAIREGKLSHVQTVGKGGLLLTLAKISAHYGIGLNTSIDLTNAQLFSETQGRYVVSVKAGETLNIDQAVEIGRLTDSDNFKVTTPFTEVSENVSDIKEIWEGAIAQCLTTQD; from the coding sequence ATGTCTAAATTTATCGAGCCAAGTGTAGAGGAAATTAAACTTGAAAAAGTATATCAAGATATGGGATTAAGTGATCAAGAATATGAAAAGGTTTGTGATATTTTAGGCAGACAACCCAATTTTACAGAAACAGGTATCTTTTCTGTAATGTGGAGTGAACACTGTTCATATAAACATTCTAAACCATTTTTAAAGCAATTTCCTACGACAGGTGAACATGTATTAATGGGACCAGGTGAAGGTGCTGGAGTTGTCGATATTGGTGACAATCAGGCAGTGGTATTTAAAGTCGAATCCCATAATCATCCATCTGCAATCGAACCATACCAAGGTGCGGCTACAGGTGTGGGTGGAATTATTCGTGATATCGTGTCAATTGGTGCGAGACCAATCAACTTATTAAACAGTCTTAGATTTGGAGAATTAGATAATAAGCAAAACCAACGATTACTTAAAGGTGTTGTTAAAGGGATTGGTGGCTATGGTAACTGTATTGGCATACCAACAACAGCTGGTGAAATTGAATTTGATGAACGATACGATGGTAATCCACTAGTTAATGCAATGTGCGTCGGTGTTATAGATCATGACATGATTCAAAAAGGAACAGCAAAAGGTATCGGCAATTCAGTTATCTATGTTGGTTTGAAAACAGGTCGTGATGGTATTCATGGAGCTACGTTTGCTTCTGAAGAATTAACTGAAGAAAGTGAAAGTAAACGTCCTTCTGTCCAAATTGGAGACCCATTTGTAGGGAAAAAATTAATGGAAGCTACACTTGAAGCTATTACGTTTGATGAATTAGTCGGTATTCAAGATATGGGTGCAGCAGGCTTAACATCATCATCATCTGAAATGGCCGCAAAAGGTGGCAGCGGATTACATTTACGATTGGATCAAGTCCCAACTCGTGAACCAGGTATCTCACCATATGAAATGATGTTATCTGAAACACAAGAACGTATGTTACTAGTCGTTGAAAAAGGAACGGAACAAAAGTTTTTAGATTTATTTGATAAACATGAACTAGATAGTGCTGTAATTGGTGAAGTTACAGATACAAATCGTTTTGTTTTAACTTATGAAGATGAAATTTTTGCTGATATTCCTGTAGAACCACTTGCAGATGAAGCGCCTGTATACATTTTAGAAGGAGAAGAAAAAGACTACAATACTTCGAAAAATGTTTATAGTCAAATCGATGTTAAAGACACGTTCTTTAAGTTGTTGCAACATCCAACACTTGCATCAAAACACTATTTATATGATCAATACGATCAACAAGTTGGTGCAAATACAATTATTAAACCGGGACTTCAAGCATCTGTTGTACGTGTAGAAGGTACTAATAAAGCTATTGCTTCAACAATTGATGGAGAAGCACGATACGTCTATAACAATCCATATGAAGGTGGAAAGATGGTTGTAGCAGAAGCATATCGTAATTTAATTGCCGTAGGAGCAACACCATTAGCAATGACTGACTGTTTAAATTATGGTTCCCCTGAAAAGAAAGAAATTTATCAACAACTAATCGATTCAACTAAAGGTATGGCAGAAGCTTGCGACATACTTAAAACACCGGTTGTTTCTGGAAATGTTTCATTATATAACGAAACAAAAGGAACTTCTATTTTCCCAACGCCAGTTGTTGGAATGGTTGGTCTAATTGAAAATGTAGATTATTTAAATGACTTCGAGCCACAGGTTGGAGATAAATTATATTTAATTGGTGATACTAAGGATGATTTTGGTGGTAGCCAACTTGAAAAGCTAATTTACGGTAAAGTAAATCACGAATTCGAAGCTCTAGATTTAAGTTCTGAAGTTGCCAAAGGTGAGGCAATTAAAACAGCAATTCGTGAAGGTAAACTTTCTCATGTACAAACAGTTGGTAAAGGTGGCTTATTGTTAACGTTAGCCAAAATAAGTGCTCACTATGGAATTGGGCTTAATACGTCTATCGATTTAACAAATGCGCAATTATTTAGTGAAACACAAGGGCGTTATGTTGTATCTGTTAAAGCAGGTGAAACATTAAATATTGATCAAGCAGTTGAAATTGGTCGATTAACTGATAGTGACAATTTCAAAGTAACAACGCCATTTACTGAAGTTAGCGAAAATGTTTCAGATATTAAAGAAATATGGGAAGGAGCTATTGCTCAATGTTTAACTACTCAGGATTAA